The Palaemon carinicauda isolate YSFRI2023 chromosome 24, ASM3689809v2, whole genome shotgun sequence nucleotide sequence GATATTCTCCATTGTTTCCACCTTTTTATTAATCTCACTGTTTTCTTCAATAGTGTATAGtccatcttccagatacctatgagaaaATTGATATAGTGtctgggactacatcaggggtttgcattgagcccttacctatttgatctagtCATGGATGTAGttacacaaggtattagagatgaGTCTCCTTAGTGTATACTTTTTGCTGATGacgttatactgtgtagcactaggcgagaggtagtggaagagaaactggaggaatgAAGAGAAGTGgtaaatagaggattgaagatcagcaggaaaaagactgGGTATTTGAGATTGAATAAtgggggagaatggggaagttagtttacaaggagagagattgaaaagaattgaaaatttcTGGCAATTAGGATCaaaagttgcagaggatggtgagctgggggcagaaataaaccacagaatacaagcaggatggaagaattggaaaaaagtgcgtagggtactatgcaacaggaaaatagaGGTTAGGGTGAAAGGtagtaaagtacacaggacagttgtgagaccggcaatgatgtatggagcggagacgtgggcaatacagaagacagaagagaagatggatgtggcagagatgagaatgttgagatggatgtgtggggtgacaaggagagataagatacggaatgaagtcattaggggtaccacaggagttagaaaactatcagataagatccaagaaagtggactgaggtggtatggtcatgtcatgagaagagatgaacagtatattgggagtagagtgatggaaatggaggtacagggaacgagaaggagagggagaccaaagtgaaggtgggtggactgtatcaaggatgacctttgatcaaagggattaactggtgataaggtgtgggacagaggttgatggagaaagctgaccagaaacatcgaccccacatagaagcgggaaaagatgtagacaaagaagaagtagtagtagtccATCTTAAGATGCCTATGAGAAAATAGATTTAGTAAGTGGTCCACTTGTCacattgaaaaagatttggtacaagcaaatctttatcaagagacatagcagactGAAAAAAGCTAAATCATTTCCCTGATCATAGTCCATCTTCAAGATGCCTGAGAAAATTGATTTAGTAAGTGGTCCACTTGTCacattgaaaaagatttggtacaagcaaatctttatcaagagacatagcagactGAAAAAAAGCTAAACCATTTCCTGTATCATAGTCCATCTTCAAGATGCCTATGAGAAAATTGATTTAGTAAGTGGTCCACTTGTCacattgaaaaagatttggtacaagcaaatctttatcaagagacatagcagactaaatAATATGGACCTTTTCCATAAGTATATTGCAtcctccatatcatcatcatcatgatgtttgtctacatcttttcccacttttatgtggggtcgatgtttctggtcagctttctccatctacctctgtcccacacctcatcactggttaatcccttagatcgaaggtcatccttgatacagtccacccatcttcactttggtctccctatCCTTTTCGTtccatgtacctccatttccatcactctcctcccaatatactgttcatctcttctcatgacatgaccatactacctcggtctactttcttggatcttatctgatagttttctaactcctgtggtacccctaattacctcattccgtatcttatctcttcttgtcaccccacacatccatctcaacattctcatctctgccacatccatcatcatctcttctgtCTTCCTTATTGctcacgtctctgctccatacatcattgccggtctcacaactgtcctgtgtactttacctttcaacttaacccctatttacCGGTCTCATAGCagtccacgcacttttttccaattcttccatgctgcttgtattctgtggtttatttctgtccCCAGATCACCATCCCCTGCAACTGTTGATCCCAAATACCCGAAAGAAGAAGAAGTGGTCCGGTTGTCACactgaaaaagatttggtacaggcaaatctttatcaagagacaaAGCAGACTCGTAAGATAGACCATTTCCCTGTGCATTTCCCAACCTCCAGATAGTTATGAGAAAATTGATCTAGTGACTGGTCCACCTgtcgccttgaaaaagatttggtacaggcaaatctttaacaagagacatagcagactagaaaatcTAGACCATTTCTCTCAGTATGTTCGTTCCACATTATCCCCAATGTAGAGGTTGGAGTACTTCCTTAACTTATCCTGATAGTAGTCCAATCTTATGCACAGAAGTTATTATTGCTAGGCATCAACATCCGAACAATAGCTTCGCATCCTCTTCATTCCCCTTTTTTTTAGGCGACTCAGAACTTTGTTGTAACTTGAAAGTTCCCCATTGCCATCTTGTTTCCCTTCGGCCATATCTttttcctacttcttcttcttctcctttcttcCCTTCTTAAAAAGAGTTTCTCAATTAtttgttttttctagtttttatattttcagtattttttagtttttatattcttttggattttttaggtttaatatttttttggattttttaggttttatatttttttggaatttttattatttttatatttttttttagtttttatatttataatttttattcatggaGTTTTTATTAACTCCTTAATAGCCGTATCCCTCATTCTtcaaaatttctatttcttttttaagcTCGGAAATCTTATTTTTCAGACGTTCAATCTTACTGTCTCTCTCCTCCAATTGTCCTCTTATTctgtcattttcttttatcttctccATCTTCATTTCAGTCAGTATTTGTACATCCATCTGAAGTTCGATGACCTTGTTCTGTAGTTCGGAGCATCCGTTACCATCACCGTTCATATTCTCCATCATTTGGAAATTATCATTTAGCATCTCGTTCATTTCCTTTAAATGGTTAATCTCACGTTCGTTATCTTCCATATTTTTCTGAAAACTCCTTCAGACGTTGCTCCTTTATTTTGTTTTCCTGTTCTAGCCAATACACGTCATCGGCCAGTTCATTTCTGGCCCTTTCTAACCCAACAATCTCGTATTTCTGTTTTCTGATCTCCCCCTCCAAAAATTCCATCACGTCTCTGTTTTCGTCCCTTTGCCATTCAAGTTTTTCTATCTGTCCATTTAAGTTACTGATTTTAGATTCTAATTCATTTTTCTGTATTTCCACTTCTACCAGAATATTGTTCTTTTCGTTTGTTAATTTGTATTTCTGAATGCAAATTGACAATTGTAATCTCCATTTCCTCTTGCTCCATTTCCAGTTCCTTCAAACGTTGttcctttattttgttttcctGTTCTAACCTAAACACATCATCTGCCAGTTCATTTCTGGCCCTTTCTAACCCAACAATCTCGTATTTTTGTTCTCTGATCTCCCCCTCCAAAAATTCCATCACGTCTCGGTTTTCGTCCCTTTgccattcaagttttttttatctGTTCATTTAAATGTCTGATTTCAGATTCTAACTCATTTGTctgtatttctactactactacaagattttcatgtttctctttttcatttatGACAATCTGTATTTCATTTCGCAGAGTGAAGATCTCTGATTCCAACTGCGATTTCCCTCGCTGAAGACTTTCTACTTCATTTTTCGTTTGGTCATTTACCCTCTCTAGGTCTTCATTCAGATCTCGAAGTCTCCCTATTTCCTCTAAAAGTTCATTCTTTTCCCTTTCTAAATCATATTTTAGGCTTTCTATTTTCAACATAGCTGAATGCTTGTTATCTAGTTCTCCTGTGAAAAGTTCCACTTGTCTTGCCAAACTTTTAATTCGACCTTCGTGTTCAAAGTTCTCGTCTTGTAATCTTTCTATCTCTCTAACATGTTCAGCATTTTGTTCTTGCAGGATCTCTACTTGACTATTTAACTCATCTTAGATATTCTCCATTGTTTCCACTTTTTTTATTAATCTCATTGTtttatgcgacaggaaaataggggttaagttgaaaggtacagtacacaggacagttgtgagaccggcaatgatgtatggagcggagatgtgggcaataaagaagacagaagagaagaagctggatgtggcagagaggagaatgttgaggtggatgtgtggggtgacagcaagagataagatatggaatgaggtaattagggggaGCACACGAGTTAGAAAACTATGAGATGAGATCCaagaagtagactgaggtggtatggtcatgtcatgaaaagagatgaacagtatattgggagtagagtgatggaaatggaggtacagggaacgaggaggagagggagaccaaagcgaaggtgggtggactgtatcaaggatgaccttcgatcaaagggattaactggtgatgaggtgtgggacagaggtcgatggagaaagctgaccagaaacattgaccccacataaaagtgggaaaagatgtagacaaagaagaagaagaagaagtagtagtccaTCTTAAGATGCCTATGAGAAAATAGATTTAGTGAGTGGTCCACTTGTCacattgaaaaagatttggtacaagcaaatctttattAAGAGACATAGCAGACTGAAAAAAGCTAAACCATTTCCCTGATCATAGTCCATCTTCAAGATGCCTATGATAAAATAGATTTAGTAAGTGGTCCACTTGTCacattgaaaaagatttggtacaagcaaatctttatcaagagacatagcagactGAAAAAAGCTAAACCATTTCCCTGGTCATAGTCCATCTTCAAGATGCCTATGATAAAATAGATTTAGTAAGTGGTCCACTTGTCacattgaaaaagatttggtacaagcaaatctttatcaagagacatagcagactGAAAAAAGCTAAACCATTTCCCTGATCATAGTCCAGCTTCAAGATGCCTATGAGAAAATTGATTTAGTAAGTGGTCCACTTGTCacattgaaaaagatttggtacaagcaaatctttatcaagagacatagcagactaaaaaaTATGGACTTTTTCCATAAGTATATTGTAtcttccatatcatcatcatcatgatgtttgtctacatcttttcccacttttatgtggggtcgatgtttctggtcagctttctccatctacctctgtcccacacctcatcactggttaatcccttagatcgaaggtcatccttgatacagtccacccatcttcgctttggtctccctctccttctcgttccctgtacctccatttccatcactctcctcccaatatacagttcatctcttctcatgacatgaccatgctacctcggtctactttcttggatcttatctgatagttttctaactcctgtggtacccctaattacctcattccatatcttatctcttcctctcaccccacacatccatctcaacattctcatctctgccacatccatcatcatctcttctgtCTTCCTTATTGCTCatgtctctgctccatacatcattgccggtctcacaactgtcctatgtactttacctttcaacttaacccctatttacCGGTCGCATAGCagtccacgcacttttttccaattcttccatgctgcttgtattctgtggtttatttctgcccccagatcaccatcccctGCAACTGTTGATCCCAAATACCCGAAAGAAGAAGAAGTGGTCCGGTTGTCACactgaaaaagatttggtacaggcaaatctttatcaagagacaaAGCAGACTCGTAAGATAGACCATTTCCCTGTGCATTTCCCAACCTCCAGATAGTTATGAGAAAATTGATCTAGTGACTGGTCCACCTgtcgccttgaaaaagatttggtacaggcaaatctttaacaagagacatagcagactagaaaatcTAGACCATTTCTCTCAGTATGTTCGTTCCACATTATCCCCAATGTAGAGGTTGGAGTACTTCCTTAACTTATCCTGATAGTAGTCCAATCTTATGCACAGAAGTTATTATTGCTAGGCATCAACATCCGAACAATAGCTTCGCATCCTCTTCATTCCCCTTTTCTTTAGGCGACTCAgaacttctttgtaacttgaaagtTCCCCATTGCCATCTTGTTTCCCTTCGGCCATATCGttttcctacttcttcttcttctcctttcttcccttcttaaaaagattttctcaattatttgttttttctagtttttatagtttcagtattttttagtttttatattcttttggattttttaggtttaatatttttttggattttttaggttttatatttttttggaatttttattatttttatatttttttttagtttttatattctttatattttttattcatggaGTTTTTATTAACTCCTTAATAGCCGTATCCCTCATTCTTcaaaatttctatttcttctttaagCTCGGAAATCCTATTTTTCAGACGTTCAATCTTACTGTCTCTCTCCTCCAATTGTCCTCTTATTctgtcattttcttttatcttctccATCTTCATTTCAGTCAGTATTTGTACATCCATCTGAAGTTCGATGACCTTGTTCTGTAGTTCGGAGCATCCGTTACCATCACCGTTCATATTCTCCATCATTTGGAAATTATCATTTAGCATCTCGTTCATTTCCTTTAAATGGTTAATCTCACGTTCGTTATCTTCcattttttctgaaaactcctTCAGACGTTGCTCCTTTATTTTGTTTTCCTGTTCTAGCCAATACACGTCATCGGCCAGTTCATTTCTGGCCCTTTCTAACCCAACAATCTCGTATTTCTGTTTTCTGATCTCCCCCTCCAAAAATTCCATCACGTCTCGGTTATCGTCCCTTTGCCATTCAAGTTTTTCTATCTGTCCATTTAAGTAACTGATTTTAGATTCTAATTAATTTTTCTGTAGTTCCACTTCTACCAGAATATTGTTCTTTTCGTTTGTTAATTTGTATTTCTGAATGCAAATTGACAATTGTAATCTCCATTTCCTCTTGCTCCATTTCCAGTATCTCGATTTTCTCTGAATATTCCTTCAGACGTTGCTCCTTTATTTTGTTTTCCTGTTCTAACCAATACATGTCATCGGCCAGTTCATTTCTGGCCCTTTCTAACCCGACAATCTCGTATCTCTGTATTCTGATCTCCCCCTCCAAAAATTCCACCCTGTCTCGGTTATCGTCCCTCTGCCATTCAAGTTTTTCTATCTGTCCATTTAAGTAACTGATTTTAGTTTCTAATTAATTTTTTGTATCCGAATATCGTTCTTTTCgtttatgttaatttttatttctGAACGCAAATTGACAATTGTAATCTTCATTTCGTCTTGCTCCATTTCCAGGTCCTTCAAACGTTGCTCCTTTATTTTGTTTTCCTGTTCTAACCTAAACACGTTATCGGCCAGTTCATTTCTGGCCCTTTCTAACCCAACAATCTCGTATGTCTGTTTTCTGATCTCCCCCTCCAAAAATTCCACCATGTCTCGGCTATCGTCCCTTTGCCATTCAAGTTTTTCTATCTGTTCATTTAAATGTCTGATTTCAGATTCTAACTCATTTTTCTGTATTTCCACTACTGCTGCAAGAttttcatgtttctctttttcatttatGACAATCTGTATTTCATTTCGCAGAGTGAAGATCTCTGATTCCAACTGGGATTTCCCTCGCTGAAGACTTTCTACTTCATTTTTCGTTTGGTCATTTACCCTCTCTAGGTCTTCATTCAGATCTCGAAGTCTCCCTATTTCCTCTAAAAGTTCATTCTTTTCCCTTTCTAAATCATATTTTAGGCTTTCTATTTTCAACTTAGCTAAATGCTTGCCATCTAGTTCTCCTGTGAAAAGTTCCACTTGTCTTGCCAAACTTTTAATTCGACCTTCGTGTTCAAAGTTCTCGTCTTGTAATCTTTCTATCTCTCTAACATGTTCAGCATTTTGTTCTTGCAGGATCTCTAATTGACTATTTAACTCATCTTGGATATTCTCCATTGTTTCCACTTTTTTTATTAATCTCATTGTtttatgcgacaggaaaataggggttaagttgaaaggtaaagtacacaggacagttgtgagaccggcaatgatgtatggagcggagatgtgggcaataaagaagacagaagagaagaagctggatgtggcagagaggagaatgttgaggtggatgtgtggggtgacaagaagagataagatatggaatgaggtaattaggggtagcacacgagttagaaaactatcagatgagATCCAAGAAGTAGACTGAGATggaatggtcatgtcatgagaagagatgaacagtata carries:
- the LOC137617990 gene encoding uncharacterized protein MCAP_0864-like, producing the protein MENIQDELNSQLEILQEQNAEHVREIERLQDENFEHEGRIKSLARQVELFTGELDGKHLAKLKIESLKYDLEREKNELLEEIGRLRDLNEDLERVNDQTKNEVESLQRGKSQLESEIFTLRNEIQIVINEKEKHENLAAVVEIQKNELESEIRHLNEQIEKLEWQRDDSRDMVEFLEGEIRKQTYEIVGLERARNELADNVFRLEQENKIKEQRLKDLEMEQDEMKITIVNLRSEIKININEKNDIRIQKIN